In Hymenobacter gelipurpurascens, one DNA window encodes the following:
- a CDS encoding M20/M25/M40 family metallo-hydrolase translates to MRRLTPLLFTLGLSASAFAQNQPSTTPDPIISKMVQEVSEKNLRTDIDKLVSFGTRHTLSDTKSKKRGIGAARNWVEDEFKKYSKANGGRLKVEQDTFTIKPDGRRINKPVVMANVMATLPGTDPTDKRVFIVSGHIDSRVSDVMNATADAPGANDDGSGTVAVMELARVMSQQQYPATIIFVAVQGEEQGLYGSTHLAKRAKKEGWNLVAMLNNDIMGNSTGHDPEIKNTTQLRVFSEGVPATETPDEAKVRRTLSSENDSPSRQLARYTRMVTKQHVPGHEVVLEYRPDRFLRGGDHTPFNQQGFTAVRFSEMNEDFRHQHQDLRTENGTEYGDYAKFMDFAYLRKNTGVNLATLASLALAPAAPENVGVLTAELTNRTQLKWEAPKAGEKPAGYYVLMRETSAPEWQQKFYVTDTKADLPHSKDNFIFGVVSVDAEGHESLPVLPKPVR, encoded by the coding sequence ATGCGTCGTCTTACTCCGCTCCTATTTACGCTAGGCCTGTCGGCTTCAGCTTTTGCCCAAAACCAACCGAGCACCACCCCCGATCCTATCATCTCCAAGATGGTGCAGGAGGTTTCGGAAAAGAATTTGCGCACTGATATTGACAAGCTTGTGAGCTTCGGCACGCGCCACACGCTCTCCGACACCAAAAGCAAGAAGCGCGGCATTGGGGCCGCCCGTAATTGGGTGGAAGATGAGTTCAAAAAGTACAGCAAAGCCAACGGGGGGCGCCTGAAAGTAGAGCAGGACACTTTCACGATTAAGCCCGATGGCCGCCGTATCAATAAGCCCGTGGTTATGGCCAACGTAATGGCCACGCTGCCCGGCACCGACCCCACCGATAAGCGCGTGTTCATCGTGAGCGGCCACATCGACTCCCGCGTGTCGGATGTGATGAACGCCACCGCCGACGCGCCCGGCGCCAACGACGACGGTTCCGGTACAGTAGCCGTGATGGAGCTGGCCCGCGTGATGTCGCAGCAGCAGTACCCCGCTACCATCATTTTTGTGGCGGTGCAGGGCGAAGAGCAGGGCCTCTACGGCTCCACACACTTGGCCAAGCGAGCCAAAAAGGAAGGCTGGAACCTGGTGGCGATGCTCAACAACGACATCATGGGTAACTCGACTGGCCACGACCCGGAAATCAAGAATACCACGCAGCTGCGCGTGTTCAGCGAGGGCGTGCCCGCCACCGAGACGCCTGATGAAGCTAAAGTGCGCCGCACGCTTTCCTCCGAAAACGACTCGCCGAGCCGGCAGCTGGCCCGCTACACCCGTATGGTTACCAAGCAGCACGTGCCCGGCCACGAGGTAGTGCTGGAGTATCGCCCCGACCGTTTCCTGCGCGGCGGCGACCATACACCCTTCAATCAGCAGGGCTTCACGGCGGTGCGCTTTTCTGAGATGAATGAGGACTTCCGCCACCAGCACCAGGATTTGCGCACCGAAAATGGCACTGAATACGGCGACTACGCCAAGTTCATGGACTTCGCCTACCTGCGCAAAAACACCGGCGTAAACTTGGCTACGCTGGCTAGCCTCGCCCTGGCTCCCGCCGCCCCCGAGAATGTGGGCGTGCTCACGGCCGAGCTCACCAACCGCACCCAGCTGAAGTGGGAAGCGCCCAAAGCCGGCGAAAAACCCGCCGGCTACTACGTGCTGATGCGCGAAACCAGCGCCCCGGAGTGGCAGCAGAAGTTCTACGTAACCGACACCAAAGCCGACCTACCCCACAGCAAGGATAACTTCATTTTCGGGGTGGTATCTGTAGACGCCGAGGGCCATGAGAGCCTGCCGGTGCTGCCGAAGCCGGTGCGCTAG